CGCTCGGGCGTGGCGCCCTGGCGGACCATCTCGGCGCGCACCTCCGCACGGAAGGCCAGATGCCGGCGCTGTTCGGCCAGCGCGTTCTCCAGCACCGCCCCCGCCGTGCCGGTCGCCGGCTCTACCGTGAAGGCGGCTGCCGGCCGGCCGGCGGCCAGCATGGCCGCGCCCGCCGCACCGGCGCCGAGCCCTGAGAGAAAACGCCGCCGCCCCGTGGACGGCTTGTCCGAACGATCGGTCATTCTCCGGTCTCCTGATCCGGATGGGGGCGGCTCGCGATCACCCGCGCCGCCTGGTCGAGATAGGCCTGTTCGCGCGCCCGAAGATCGGGCAGCCCGACCAGCTGGTTGAAGCCGTCGAAATCGAGCATGCGATCCGCAAAAGCCGTGGTGATGCCGTCGCGGCGCAAGGTCGCGAACAGCTCGCGCGCAGCCCTGGCGACCGCATAGGTCAGGGCCACCGGATGGGTGACCACGGCATAGCCGATCTCCTGAAGCTCGGCCGCGGTCAGCATCGGGGTCAACCCGCCCTCGATGTTGTTGGCCAGCAGCGGCGCCTGCACCGCCACACAGATCCGGCGCATCTGCTCCACCGTGCGCGGCGCTTCGACGAAGACCATGTCGGCGCCCAGCTCGCGATAAAGACAGGCGCGGTCGATCGCCGCCTCGATCCCGTCCACGGCAAGCGCATCCGTCCTGGCCATGATCACCAGATCCGGATCGCGCCGCGCATCCAGCGCCGCCTGCAGCTTGGCGACCATGTCCTCGACCGGCACCACCGCCTTGCCCGCCATGTGGCCGCAGCGCTTGGGGAAGACCTGATCCTCGATGAACAGCCCGGCGACGCCGGCCTGTTCATAGGCCCGCACCGCCCGCCGGGTGTTGGTGACATTGCCGAAACCGGTGTCGGCATCGGCAAAGACCGGCACATCGACCGCATCGCAGATCCGGGCATAGTGGTCGGCCAGTTCACGCATGGACAGCTGCGAGGTGTCGGGCTCGCCGATCAGCGCCGCCGTCGAGGCATAGCCGCCGCAGGTGACCGCCTCGAAACCGGCCTCGGCGGCGATGCGCGCGGTCAGCGCATCCTGCACACCGGGCATTTCCAGAATCTCCGGGGCCTCGACGAGGGCCCGGAAGCGTGAGGTGCGACGCATATGGGTACCGCCAGTCGGTTCTGTTTCGATGCTCCTTCAACGGTATAGCGCAGGAGCGCCGGCCCTGCCAGCAATCAGCTTTCGGCGGTCCGCCCTCTGCCGTCAGATCCGGCGGAAGCGCAAGGCGTCGCGGCCAAGCTGATCGATCGAGGTGCAGCCCATCAGCTTCATGTCGCGCTCGATCTCGATCCGCATCAACTCCAGCGCCCGTTCCACCCCGG
This genomic stretch from Tistrella mobilis harbors:
- a CDS encoding isocitrate lyase/PEP mutase family protein encodes the protein MRRTSRFRALVEAPEILEMPGVQDALTARIAAEAGFEAVTCGGYASTAALIGEPDTSQLSMRELADHYARICDAVDVPVFADADTGFGNVTNTRRAVRAYEQAGVAGLFIEDQVFPKRCGHMAGKAVVPVEDMVAKLQAALDARRDPDLVIMARTDALAVDGIEAAIDRACLYRELGADMVFVEAPRTVEQMRRICVAVQAPLLANNIEGGLTPMLTAAELQEIGYAVVTHPVALTYAVARAARELFATLRRDGITTAFADRMLDFDGFNQLVGLPDLRAREQAYLDQAARVIASRPHPDQETGE